Proteins encoded within one genomic window of Cucumis sativus cultivar 9930 chromosome 3, Cucumber_9930_V3, whole genome shotgun sequence:
- the LOC101220038 gene encoding 40S ribosomal protein S16, with protein MAAPIESVQCFGRKKTAVAVTYCKRGRGLIKINGCPIELVEPEILRFKAYEPILLLGRHRFSGVDMRIRVKGGGHTSQIYAIRQSIAKALVAFYQKYVDEQSKKEIKDILVRYDRTLLVADPRRCEPKKFGGRGARARFQKSYR; from the coding sequence ATGGCGGCTCCGATCGAATCGGTGCAATGTTTTGGACGTAAGAAGACGGCGGTTGCCGTCACCTACTGCAAGCGCGGCAGGGGCTTGATTAAGATCAATGGCTGCCCAATCGAGCTTGTTGAGCCAGAGATCTTGCGCTTCAAGGCCTACGAGCCCATCCTCCTCCTTGGACGTCACCGTTTCTCTGGTGTTGATATGCGCATCAGAGTGAAGGGTGGAGGTCACACCTCCCAGATCTATGCCATCCGTCAGAGTATTGCCAAGGCTCTTGTTGCCTTCTACCAGAAATACGTGGATGAGCAAAGCAAGAAGGAGATTAAAGATATTCTGGTCAGGTATGACAGGACTTTGCTTGTTGCTGATCCTAGGCGCTGTGAGCCCAAGAAGTTTGGTGGTCGTGGTGCTCGTGCTAGGTTTCAGAAGTCATACCGTTGA